One window from the genome of Oryza glaberrima chromosome 3, OglaRS2, whole genome shotgun sequence encodes:
- the LOC127768022 gene encoding pentatricopeptide repeat-containing protein At4g01570 — translation MWRAPIRGLASAAAARAGAGAPLSGLTDALLAARLANHLLTTPHIPPELLPAAPLPLPVRLHVLRHPALPPTSKLSFFLAATPPSCPLLAATFPVLVRALATHSPPLLDALLPFALSSSCPSELLPALLSALLSASRVDAALALLDAAPPDLLPRLAAAAIPSLIASPDPISAVPAIRRLLPIASHPPPVRATNRLLLALSKENLYDDFRHVFGEMSRRGLPSNIRFYNICIHAFGKWRRLDMSLKLFAAMKTASPPLVPDICTHNSLIRALVVGARVADALVVYDEMKSFGIEPDVFTYRAIVDGCCKSFRMDDALRLFQEMRGSYGVKGDVVVYNSLLDGLFKAKKLDEACGFFETMVADGIQCSASTHNTVIDGLFKNGRAEAACRLFYDLRRKGQLLDGIAYSIMVREFCKEGKGDQVAEAVELMKEMEERGFAVDLVTVTSLLIGFNKSRRWDLEEQIVKFIRDSSVLPDAIRWKSNMMSALQGPQDREKDGTSIFPFDGNIDDVMSLVNPVVCTGANEETQKDEPKDDWSLSPHLDHLAKHADHLNSSAIFTIDRGQRVQGMGAKTFDTDMVNTYMSIFLAKGKLSVACKLFEIFTTLGRKGTSYTYNSLMTSFVKKGYLKQVWAILHERGGQLCPNDIATYNLIIQGLGQMGKAEVAGSIISELSKKGVYMDIVMYNTLINQLGKAGKVDEANSLLEQIIGRGIKPDVVTFNTLININAKAGRLKEADKYLRKMIAEGIAPNYATETILVFLDKEIEKKRQQPR, via the coding sequence ATGTGGCGCGCGCCGATCCGCGgcctcgcgtcggcggcggcggccagggccGGGGCCGGGGCGCCGCTGTCGGGCCTGACCGACGCGCTGCTCGCGGCGCGGCTCGCGAACCACCTGCTCACGACGCCGCACATCCCGCCGGAGCTCCTGcccgcggcgccgctgccgctccccgtGCGGCTCCACGTGCTCCGCCACCCGGCGCTCCCGCCGACGTCCAAGctctccttcttcctcgccgccacgccgccgtcctgCCCGCTCCTCGCCGCGACCTTCCCCGTGCTCGTCCGCGCGCTCGCCACGCActcgcctcccctcctcgaCGCGCTCCTCCCGTTCGCGCTCTCCTCGTCGTGCCCCTCGGAGCTCCTccccgccctcctctccgcgctcctctccgcctcccgcgtcgacgccgcgctcgccctcctCGACGCTGCTCCGCCTGATCTCCTGCCCCGtctagccgccgccgcgatcCCTTCCCTCATCGCCTCACCTGACCCCATCTCCGCCGTCCCTGCCATTCGCAGGCTTCTCCCCATTGCCTCACACCCGCCCCCCGTCCGAGCCACcaatcgcctcctcctcgccttgtCCAAAGAGAACCTCTACGATGACTTCCGTCACGTGTTCGGCGAAATGTCGAGGAGGGGCCTCCCTTCCAACATAAGGTTCTACAACATTTGCATCCACGCGTTTGGCAAGTGGAGGAGGCTGGATATGTCGCTAAAGCTTTTTGCTGCTATGAagaccgcctctcctcctcttgtGCCAGACATATGCACACACAATTCGCTCATCCGTGCGCTTGTGGTTGGTGCAAGGGTCGCTGATGCTTTAGTGGTGTATGATGAGATGAAGTCATTTGGGATTGAACCGGATGTGTTCACCTACCGGGCTATCGTGGATGGGTGCTGCAAGAGTTTTAGGATGGATGATGCTTTGCGTTTGTTCCAGGAGATGCGAGGGAGCTATGGGGTGAAGGGGGATGTTGTGGTGTACAATTCGCTTCTGGATGGGCTTTTCAAAGCTAAGAAGCTGGATGAGGCATGCGGTTTTTTTGAGACAATGGTGGCGGATGGTATTCAATGCTCAGCAAGCACACACAACACAGTGATTGATGGGCTATTCAAGAATGGGAGAGCAGAAGCAGCGTGCCGGCTGTTTTATGATCTAAGGAGAAAAGGCCAACTGTTGGATGGGATTGCATATAGTATTATGGTGAGGGAGTTTTGcaaggaagggaagggggaccAAGTTGCGGAGGCGGTAGAGTTAATGAAGGAAATGGAGGAGCGAGGGTTTGCTGTTGATTTGGTCACAGTAACATCATTGCTCATAGGGTTTAACAAGAGTAGACGTTGGGACTTGGAAGAGCAGATAGTTAAGTTCATTAGAGATAGTTCTGTGTTGCCAGATGCTATTCGATGGAAATCAAATATGATGTCTGCTTTGCAAGGACCACAGGACAGAGAGAAAGATGGAACATCAATTTTTCCCTTTGATGGCAATATTGATGATGTGATGAGTTTGGTCAATCCCGTGGTATGCACTGGTGCAAATGAAGAAACACAAAAAGATGAGCCCAAGGATGATTGGTCTTTGTCACCGCACCTAGATCATCTTGCTAAACATGCTGATCATTTGAATAGTTCTGCTATATTCACAATTGACAGAGGGCAGAGGGTGCAAGGTATGGGAGCCAAGACATTTGATACTGACATGGTTAATACatatatgtcaatttttttagcgAAAGGGAAGTTGAGTGTAGCTTGCAAGTTGTTTGAGATCTTCACAACTCTGGGAAGGAAAGGAACGAGTTATACATACAATTCATTGATGACGTCATTTGTCAAGAAAGGGTATTTGAAACAGGTATGGGCAATTCTTCATGAGAGAGGTGGACAGCTCTGCCCCAATGATATAGCTACATACAATCTGATCATTCAAGGCCTTGGTCAGATGGGAAAAGCAGAGGTTGCTGGCTCGATTATTAGTGAACTGTCAAAGAAAGGTGTTTACATGGACATCGTCATGTATAACACATTGATCAATCAATTGGGAAAGGCCGGGAAGGTTGACGAAGCAAACTCTTTGCTTGAGCAGATAATTGGGAGGGGCATAAAACCAGATGTTGTCACTTTTAATACCTTGATCAATATTAATGCAAAAGCTGGTAGATTAAAGGAAGCTGACAAGTATTTGAGGAAGATGATTGCAGAAGGAATTGCTCCGAACTATGCCACGGAAACAATATTGGTTTTCCTTGATAAGgagattgaaaagaaaaggcagcagCCTAGATGA